The Geotrypetes seraphini chromosome 6, aGeoSer1.1, whole genome shotgun sequence genome includes a window with the following:
- the DLEU7 gene encoding leukemia-associated protein 7 gives MARQAPILASINHQLVAFTTLKVLLLEKGFEIPSTCSLVQAPTEDSQSAVPQLGVRVLSELAQDRSRSDLSQNEHNAPVADMAGNRSNTEDTSVSGWAGMARDRCTHERSARRVAGNFSEAPELTNIFLPGTQEFCIRASDRSDESRTARLSPSQRGGVCKPRTLAERASDNRLTRIAESISQLLSVEQNLLYPLSQNQPFNIHLKDSIEFRNICCHMASQMEMRQFDRDLNAAHDCLKTIVKNLIQSLAEFPTDSHAMAQAALGQILQNLPDV, from the exons ATGGCCAGACAAGCGCCTATCCTTGCATCCATTAATCACCAGCTTGTTGCTTTCACAACCCTCAAGGTCCTGTTGCTGGAGAAGGGCTTTGAGATTCCCAGCACCTGCTCGCTGGTTCAGGCACCTACAGAGGACTCGCAGTCTGCTGTACCCCAGCTTGGAGTTAGGGTCTTGTCTGAACTTGCACAGGACAGGAGCAGATCTGATCTAAGTCAGAATGAGCACAATGCACCTGTTGCGGATATGGCTGGAAATAGATCCAACACAGAGGATACTAGTGTTAGCGGCTGGGCTGGCATGGCACGGGACAGATGTACGCATGAGCGTAGTGCCAGGAGAGTGGCAGGCAATTTCTCTGAGGCACCAGAGTTGACTAACATCTTCCTACCTGGAACACAGGAATTTTGCATAAGAGCCTCGGATCGTTCAGATGAATCCAGGACAGCACGTTTGAGCCCCAGTCAGAGAGGTGGAGTCTGTAAACCCCGGACGCTTGCAGAGAGAGCCTCAGACAACCGACTGACCCGGATAGCAGAGTCAATATCACAGCTTTTATCAGTGgaacaaaacctactgtaccctcTCTCACAGAACCAACCTTTTAATATTCACTTAAAA gATAGTATTGAATTTAGAAATATCTGCTGTCATATGGCTTCACAGATGGAGATGCGTCAGTTCGACAGAGATCTGAATGCGGCGCATGATTGTCTGAAAACCATTGTTAAGAACCTGATTCAGTCACTGGCAGAATTCCCTACGGACTCCCATGCCATGGCCCAAGCTGCCCTCGGACAGATCCTACAAAACCTCCCCGATGTCTGA